CCCCAAACCCGGGCCGCACTCATCCTCCACATCCTCGACATCTCGGCATCCCTCCCCTATTCCTGCGCGCCTCGCCGTCCATGTCGGACCCCCGATCTACGGTGACCCCATGACCCTGTGGCAGGCCGAGCCGCTCCCCCTCTTCCAGGCTCCCGAGTGGACGCGTCTCGTGGGCGTCTTCGATCTCGAGACGACCGGTGTCGATGTCGTGAACGACCGCATCGTGACCGCGCACGTGGGGGTCCTCGACGCCGACGGTCACGTGATCGATGCACGCGACTGGCTGGCCGATCCGGGCGTGGATATCCCCGACGGCGCCGCCGCGATCCACGGGATCACCTCCGAGCGGGCGCGAGCCGACGGCGCTCCGGCCCCGCGTGTCGTGGCCGAGGTGGTCGAGGCGCTGAGCGCGCTGTTCGCGGCCGGCATCCCCGTGGTGGCTTACAACGCGCCCTTCGACTTCTCGATGCTCAAACACGAGGCCGTGCGGCACGGGGTCGCCCCGATCGAGGCGCCCTCGCCGGTGATCGATCCGCTCGTCGTCGACAAGACCTACGACCGCTATCGCCGCGGCAAGCGCACCCTCTCGGTCGTCGCCGAGCACTACGCCGTGCCGCTGGAGTCGGCTCACGAGGCCTGCGCCGACGCGGTCGCCGCCGGTCGCCTCGCCCTGGCTCTCGCCGACCGGTTCGCCCCGTGGCTGCCCGCCACGCTCGAGGAGTTGCACACGCGCCAGATCTCCTGGGCCCGGGCCCAGGCGGCGAGCCTCACCGAGTACTTCGTCAAGATCGGTCGTCTGGATGCCACGGCTCCCCCGCTCGACGGGGCGTGGCCGATCCGCTGAGAGGCGAAGAAGGACCGTTGATTGCGGCCGATCGCGTGGGACGTGCGCACGGACGTTGCCGGACGCCGCGATCGGTGGTCCGGTACTTCCCGGCGGGCGCGACCTCCTCTACGTCGGCGGTCCGGCTGAGGATTTCTCCCGGATGTCCGCCCCTTCGCCGAATGTGACGTCCTCCACACCGGCCATCCGACCGAGCTCCTCCCCCGGCATCCCACCCCTCCCCGCCGATGTCGGAGGTCCCCGATAGCGTTTCGACATGGACACTCTCGCCTCCCCCGCAGGCCGGCCGTCGCCGCCGGTGCGGGCGTGCGACGGGGTCCCGTGGCCCGCCGATGAAGAGCTCGACGACGAAGCGGCGTGGGCGCGGCTGCTCGATCTCGGCGTCGCGGACGACTCCGACGACGGACTCTCCCCTGCCGAGGTCTCCCCCGACGATCTCACCGCCCCCTTCGATGCCGTGTCCGCCTCGGTATCCGATCTCGATGCGGTCCTCGGCCATCTCGAGCTGATCGCCGCCGAGCGGCAACGCCTCGCGGCCGAAGAGGACCGCCTCATCGCGACCGTGCTGCGTGACGCCGCCGCCGATCCGACGCCCTGGGTCGGCCCCGACCCGACCCTCGACCCCGCGTGGGAAGATTCGCGGGGCCGCACCCTCGGTGCGGTGCGACGCGACCGCATCGATCTCGCGCAGCGCGCTGCGGCTGCCGAAATGGCGGTGCGTCTGCGCCTCTCGGAGCAGACGATCCGCACGCGCGCCACGCACGTCGAGGTCCTGCAGGAGCGCTGCCCTCGGCTGTGGGACGAGTTCGCCGACGGACGGACGTCCGAGCGCCACGCCCTCGAGGCGGCCCGGCTCGCGACCTCGCTGCCCCACGACGACACGACATGGAGCGCGTTCGACGCTGGCGTCGCCGATACCGCGACCGCACTGACGCCCACGAAGTTCGCCGTCGCCGCGCGTGCGCTCCGCGAGCGCGTGCACGCCGAGTCGGTCGACGCTCGCCACCGCCGCGCCGCGCGAGATCGCGGAGTGTGGATGACGCCCGAACTCGACGGCATGGCGTCCCTCAACGCCCTCCTCCCCGCGGAGAGAGCACGAAGCATCATGGCGCGCCTCGATCGCGCCGCTCGGCACCTGCGCGCCGCACCCGACGAGGAGCGCACGCTGGCGCAGCTCCGCGCGGACGTGCTCGCCGACCTGGTGACCGCTCCCGCCCCCGACGCGGCGACCGCCGGCGATCTCAGGCCCGCTCCCGCCCCCGACGCGGCGACCGCCGGCGATCTCAGGCCCGCTCCCGCCTCCCACGGGGCGACCGCGGGCGATCCGCCACCCG
This portion of the Microbacterium testaceum StLB037 genome encodes:
- a CDS encoding HNH endonuclease signature motif containing protein yields the protein MDTLASPAGRPSPPVRACDGVPWPADEELDDEAAWARLLDLGVADDSDDGLSPAEVSPDDLTAPFDAVSASVSDLDAVLGHLELIAAERQRLAAEEDRLIATVLRDAAADPTPWVGPDPTLDPAWEDSRGRTLGAVRRDRIDLAQRAAAAEMAVRLRLSEQTIRTRATHVEVLQERCPRLWDEFADGRTSERHALEAARLATSLPHDDTTWSAFDAGVADTATALTPTKFAVAARALRERVHAESVDARHRRAARDRGVWMTPELDGMASLNALLPAERARSIMARLDRAARHLRAAPDEERTLAQLRADVLADLVTAPAPDAATAGDLRPAPAPDAATAGDLRPAPASHGATAGDPPPAPAQPGEAAHRGEAAPIPAAARTNPSSPTVVVTIPALALLGTDDHPATLEGYGPIDLDTARRLAGEARSWIRLLTHPVTGAPLVLDRQTYRVPAALRRWLGVTSPTCVFPGCNRTARDCDLDHLTAWADGGTTNADNLAPECRHHHRLRHETRWSPAHDPVTGDLRWTSPLGGTYDTDPPPF
- a CDS encoding exonuclease domain-containing protein translates to MTLWQAEPLPLFQAPEWTRLVGVFDLETTGVDVVNDRIVTAHVGVLDADGHVIDARDWLADPGVDIPDGAAAIHGITSERARADGAPAPRVVAEVVEALSALFAAGIPVVAYNAPFDFSMLKHEAVRHGVAPIEAPSPVIDPLVVDKTYDRYRRGKRTLSVVAEHYAVPLESAHEACADAVAAGRLALALADRFAPWLPATLEELHTRQISWARAQAASLTEYFVKIGRLDATAPPLDGAWPIR